The Streptomyces bacillaris sequence CGCCACCCGGACCGCCCGGATCAGGCTCCGCGCCGGGGCCGGCTACCCGCTGCGGTCGCGGGCGATATCGGTCACGGAGCGCGGCGACGGCTGGGACGAGCTGGAGATCCCGTACGGACACGGCCTCGACGCCTGGCTCGTCGAGTTCGGGCCGGACGTCGTCGTGGAGGAACCCGCCGATCTGCGGGCCGATGTGGTGGACCGGCTGCGCGCCGTGGCCAAGGACTAGGGGGAACCGAGCGATGGCCACGAACGCGATCGACCAGACCCGTCGGATGCTCTCCCTGGTGACCTACCTCCGCGAGCGCCCCGGCGCCCACGTCCAGGACGTGGCACGGGCCTTCGGCATCACCGAGGACGAGCTGATCTCCGACCTCGACGTCCTGCCCATGTGCGGCACCAGCTTCCGCGGCGGCGACCTCCTCGACATCGACACCGACGGCGACCGCATCTGGTGGCACAACCCGGACGACGTCGCGGAACCGCTCCGGCTCGCCGCCGACGAGGCCACCGCCCTGCTCGTCGCCGCCCGTGCCGTCGCCACCCTGCCCGGGCTGCGCGAGAGCGACCGCGAGGCCCTGCTCCGGGCCACCGCCAAACTGGAGACGGCGGCCGGGGAGTCCGGGGCGGCCAGCTCCCGGCTCTCGGTGACCTTCGAGTCCGAGGGCGGCGTCTTCGCGGACGTCGACCGGGCCATCTCCGAGCGCCGCCGCCTCTGGCTGCGCTACTACTCGCCCGCCCGCGATGAACTCACCGAGCGCGAGGTCGACCCGATCCGCCTCTTCGCCGTCGGCCACACCTATATGGAGGGCTGGTGCCGGCTCTCGGAGGACCGCCGGACCTTCCGGCTCGACCGGGTCGCCGAGATCCGCCTCCTGGACGCCCCCGCCGCCCCGCCCGAGCTGGAGCTGCGCGACCTCTCCGAAGGGCTCGTCCACCCCGCCGCCGAGGACCCCGAGGTCGTCATCGAGGTCACCACCGGCGGCCGCTGGGTCGCGGAGTACTACCCGCACGACAGCGCCGAGGAACTGCCGGACGGCGGCCTCCGCATCACCCTGCGCACCCCTGACCCGGCCTCGCTGCGCCGCCTCGCCCTGCGCCTGGGCGGCGAGGGCCGCATCGTCACCCCGCCGGAGCTGGCCGAGAGCGCCCGCAGGGCCGCCCGCGAGGCGCTGGCCGCGTACGACGAGACGCTCTGAGCGGGCCGGGAGCGGAGACGAGATGCACCCGACGTACCTGATGCCGGTCGCGCCGTCCGTGCCGGGCGCCCGTACGGAGGCGGCCGACGGCGGCGGTACGGTCACCGGCCGGAGCGGGCAGCCCATGGGCGCCGCATCGGCCGCCGCTCGCAACGGGGGGCCCGGCGGAACTGCCCGTACCGGCAATCCCGGTGGCACTGGTCGTAGCGGCGCTCCCGTTGGAACTGTCTCGGCCGCCGCCATCCGCACCGGCACGCCCGGAGGCACCGGCCGTACCGGCACTCCCGATGGCGCTGGTCGTAGAGGCACGCCCGATGCCACCGCCCCGGCCGCCGCCACCGTCCGTACCGGGCCCGTTCCGGTGCCCGTGCCCGCCGCCGTACGGTTCCGGGCCGCGTGCCCCGACTGCCGGGGACGCTTCGAACTGGCCGCGGAAGCGCTGCGGCTGGCCATCGGCGCCAGCCGCCGTACCACCTTCTACACCTTCACCTGCCCCCAGTGCGCGGCCCCGGTCCGCAAACCCGCGGGGGAGCGCATCATCGAACTGCTCACCGGCGGCGGCGTACGCACCCTCCGCCTGCACGCCACGCCCTAGCGCCCCCCGCACCGCCCGTAGGAAGAGGCACTCCCCCCATGTTCTGGCCCATGCTCGCCATCGCCCTGGGATTCCTGGGCGTCGCCGTCCTCGGCGTCCTCGGCATCAAGGTCTTCGTCGAGGCGCAGCGGCTCGGCCGCCAGGTCACCGCCACCACCGAGCGGATCAGCCAGGCGTCGGAAGACCTCGAACGTGCGGCCACCCGCCTCGCGGCCACCGGCGACAGCCTGCGGTGACGGCCGGGCGCGACAGGCCCGCGCCCTGATGCCCGACAGCCCCGAGGGGTACGCTGCATGAGGCGGCCCAGGCAGTGAAGTACGGGCCGCAAGCCGCAGTACGCACGGGCATTGCCTCGCGTTTACCCCTGCGGGTTACGATCGCTGTCAAGCGCAATGATCGGACGTATGCCCGGTCGAACGGGTAGCGAGCCCACCCTCCAGCCGCCTCAGTGAGAAGGAAGTCGCACATGATCGGCAATCTGAAGCCCCTCGAGATCGTTCTGATCATCGCTGTCATCCTGCTGCTCTTCGGTGCCAAGAAGCTTCCCGACATGGCGCGTTCGCTCGGCAAGTCGGCCCGCATCCTCAAGAGCGAGGCCAAGGCCATGAAGAAGGACGACGCGGCGACCGCCACGCCCACGACGGAGACCGTCGCGGACCCGGCCCCTCCGCAGTCCACCACCGCCCGCACCATCCAGGCCGCCCCGGGAGACGTCACCAGCTCCCGCCCGGTCAACGAGCCCAAGCCCACCACCCAGAGCTGACCGCCGACACGCTCCGCCGACAGCCGCCGCACGAGACGAGGGAAGTGGGTTGCTCAAGTCTGCCCGCAAGCAGGAGAAGGACGCAGAGGGGCGGATGCCCCTCCTCGATCACCTGCGTGAGCTGCGTAACCGGCTGCTGAAGTCTGTGCTGGCGATCGTGATCGCCGTCATCGGAGCCGCCTTCTTCCACAAGGAGATCTTCGAGTTCCTGATGAAGCCGATCCTCGACTCGGTCGGCTGCAAGAACGGCATCGACACGATGGTCAACGGCCGCCCCTGCGCGGAGATGACCACCAACGGCCTGCTCTCCCCCTTCACCATCGCGCTGAAGGTGGCGCTGATGGCGGGCGTCCTCCTCGCCACGCCCGTCTGGCTCTACCAGCTCTGGGCCTTCGTCGCCCCCGGCCTCCACCAGAAGGAGAAGCGGTACTCCCTGGCCTTCGTGGCCGCGGGCGTCCCGCTCTTCACCGCCGGGGCCTACCTCGCGTACGCGATCCTGCCGCAGACGGCCGAGATCATGCTCGGCTTCACGCCGGAGCACGTC is a genomic window containing:
- the tatA gene encoding Sec-independent protein translocase subunit TatA, giving the protein MIGNLKPLEIVLIIAVILLLFGAKKLPDMARSLGKSARILKSEAKAMKKDDAATATPTTETVADPAPPQSTTARTIQAAPGDVTSSRPVNEPKPTTQS
- the tatC gene encoding twin-arginine translocase subunit TatC translates to MLKSARKQEKDAEGRMPLLDHLRELRNRLLKSVLAIVIAVIGAAFFHKEIFEFLMKPILDSVGCKNGIDTMVNGRPCAEMTTNGLLSPFTIALKVALMAGVLLATPVWLYQLWAFVAPGLHQKEKRYSLAFVAAGVPLFTAGAYLAYAILPQTAEIMLGFTPEHVTNLLPLDDFLDLITRMVIVFGLAFELPLLLVALNMTGVLSGSRMLKWWRGMIVGLTAFAAIATPGGEPLSMLLLAGPLALLYFIAVGFSLLNDKRRNRKNPDAELSDDEASHLDLTPEPVGRIEPVTDPRRALPGQASGEADGPGSHRLNGYDDIT
- a CDS encoding helix-turn-helix transcriptional regulator, with protein sequence MATNAIDQTRRMLSLVTYLRERPGAHVQDVARAFGITEDELISDLDVLPMCGTSFRGGDLLDIDTDGDRIWWHNPDDVAEPLRLAADEATALLVAARAVATLPGLRESDREALLRATAKLETAAGESGAASSRLSVTFESEGGVFADVDRAISERRRLWLRYYSPARDELTEREVDPIRLFAVGHTYMEGWCRLSEDRRTFRLDRVAEIRLLDAPAAPPELELRDLSEGLVHPAAEDPEVVIEVTTGGRWVAEYYPHDSAEELPDGGLRITLRTPDPASLRRLALRLGGEGRIVTPPELAESARRAAREALAAYDETL